From Herbiconiux flava, one genomic window encodes:
- a CDS encoding ferritin-like domain-containing protein, with product MAFDIDKYTETSTKVAWQDLDFSDFREHPLPEGTLRSLRYMCDIEYHTVCYLRDMLVTPSHKDEDVTAFMTMWNREEFWHGEALAAVLAEHDVIVDFDELKATRLKLGWKDRLDPVKQSLLGNIVGSGFIAVHMVWGAANEWSAVAAYNRLADLEAHPVLAELLRRIAKQEARHVAFYATQARERLGKSKKAQVLARFALKNFWGPVGSGVMSDDEVKHVMGHLMGGPEGRREAAKIDAHIARMPGLEGLTIVQDALDARGIAA from the coding sequence ATGGCATTCGACATCGACAAGTACACGGAGACCTCCACGAAGGTCGCGTGGCAGGATCTCGACTTCTCCGACTTCCGCGAGCACCCCCTTCCCGAGGGCACGCTGCGGAGCCTCCGCTACATGTGCGATATCGAGTACCACACGGTCTGCTACCTGCGCGACATGCTGGTCACCCCCTCCCACAAGGACGAGGACGTCACGGCGTTCATGACCATGTGGAACCGCGAGGAGTTCTGGCACGGCGAGGCCCTCGCGGCCGTACTGGCCGAGCACGACGTGATCGTCGACTTCGACGAGTTGAAGGCCACCCGCCTGAAGCTCGGCTGGAAGGACCGTCTCGACCCGGTGAAGCAGTCCCTGCTCGGCAACATCGTCGGCTCGGGCTTCATCGCCGTGCACATGGTGTGGGGCGCGGCCAACGAGTGGTCGGCCGTCGCCGCCTACAACCGGCTCGCCGACCTCGAGGCGCATCCGGTGCTCGCCGAGCTGCTGCGCCGCATCGCGAAGCAGGAGGCGCGTCACGTGGCCTTCTACGCCACGCAGGCCCGCGAGCGTCTCGGCAAGAGCAAGAAGGCCCAGGTGCTGGCCCGTTTCGCGCTGAAGAACTTCTGGGGGCCCGTGGGCTCGGGCGTGATGAGCGACGACGAGGTGAAGCACGTCATGGGCCACCTGATGGGCGGGCCGGAGGGTCGTCGCGAGGCGGCCAAGATCGACGCGCACATCGCCCGCATGCCGGGGCTCGAGGGTCTCACCATCGTGCAGGACGCCCTGGACGCGCGCGGCATCGCCGCCTGA
- a CDS encoding SDR family oxidoreductase, with protein MTDATPTDPTTTPADPAFSLGSSRVLLTGATGFVGQAVLERLLSSHPDTRVSLLIRPKSRTTGETRLQTLLKKPVFRTWREAVGEAEVERAISERLTVIQGDLANPGELPGDIDVVLHGASTVSFDPPIDEAFQTNVDGATGLYGALLASGSDPHVVHVSTAYVGGMRKGVSPEAPLEHEIDWRAENAAAKSARRRVEMASRQPEVLRGLLAKSRAKLGKVGPQAVAADAEAARIEWVTKRLIDHGRIRAESLGWTDVYTLTKAFAERAAEELWGTAGHRLSIVRPSIIESALRHPFPGWLDGFKVADPLIMAYGRGQLPEFPGVPDSILDVIPVDFVVNAILAAAVTPAPVDEPRYYQVVSGARNPLPFHTMYENVKEFFTENPMPGDDGGIAVPSWRFPGGRSVERTLRLQERIASVADQAVIRMPSNPRTRQWTETLRRRQQGLDQLRYFAELYRAYVQTELIFDDRNTRALHASIPDELKADRGFDVAEIDWHEYFQSIHFPSITGLTKAFAKRPAGRVRAKRALPVRSDVLAVFDFEGTVVESNLVEQYLWMRLGMTPKAQWPQEFASLVVSVPGFLRAERRDRGEFIRTLVRRYKGIRVEELQELVQGRFGAAMLSRAIPDALDRVAQHRAAGHRTVLVTGAMSSAAEPFSAFFDEVVAGEMHASKGVLTGYLAAPPLVDEARAAWLREYAAGHGANLTQSYGYGDSLADVAWLKLLGNASVVNPDTDLYRHAQRMKWTVEDWTRRSSDRPVTPANLALLPDAPASAPEEGDRSSAT; from the coding sequence ATGACCGACGCCACCCCCACCGACCCCACGACGACCCCCGCCGACCCCGCCTTCTCTCTGGGCAGCTCCCGTGTGCTGCTCACGGGCGCCACCGGCTTCGTCGGCCAGGCGGTGCTGGAACGGCTGCTCTCCTCGCACCCCGACACCCGGGTCTCGCTGCTGATCCGGCCGAAGTCGCGCACCACCGGCGAGACCCGCCTGCAGACGCTGCTGAAGAAGCCGGTGTTCCGCACCTGGCGCGAGGCCGTCGGCGAGGCCGAGGTCGAGCGCGCCATCAGCGAGCGCCTCACCGTCATCCAGGGCGACCTCGCCAACCCGGGCGAGCTGCCGGGCGACATCGACGTGGTGCTGCACGGCGCCTCCACCGTCTCGTTCGACCCGCCGATCGACGAGGCCTTCCAGACCAACGTCGACGGAGCCACCGGCCTCTACGGCGCGCTGCTCGCCTCGGGCAGTGACCCGCACGTGGTGCACGTCTCCACCGCCTACGTCGGGGGCATGCGCAAGGGCGTCTCGCCCGAGGCGCCGCTCGAGCACGAGATCGACTGGCGCGCCGAGAACGCCGCCGCGAAGTCGGCCCGCCGCCGCGTCGAGATGGCCTCCCGCCAGCCCGAGGTGCTGCGGGGCCTGCTCGCGAAGAGCCGCGCCAAGCTCGGCAAGGTCGGCCCGCAGGCGGTCGCCGCCGACGCCGAGGCCGCCCGCATCGAGTGGGTCACCAAGCGCCTGATCGACCACGGCCGCATCCGCGCCGAGTCGCTCGGCTGGACCGACGTCTACACGCTCACCAAGGCCTTCGCCGAGCGCGCCGCCGAGGAGCTGTGGGGCACGGCCGGGCACCGCCTGTCGATCGTCCGCCCCTCCATCATCGAGAGCGCCCTCCGCCACCCGTTCCCGGGCTGGCTCGACGGCTTCAAGGTCGCCGACCCGCTGATCATGGCCTACGGCCGCGGCCAGCTGCCCGAGTTCCCGGGAGTGCCCGACTCGATCCTCGACGTCATCCCGGTCGACTTCGTCGTGAACGCGATCCTCGCGGCCGCCGTGACGCCGGCGCCCGTCGACGAGCCGCGCTACTACCAGGTCGTGTCCGGCGCGCGGAACCCGCTGCCGTTCCACACCATGTACGAGAACGTCAAGGAGTTCTTCACCGAGAACCCCATGCCGGGCGACGACGGCGGCATCGCCGTCCCGTCGTGGCGCTTCCCCGGCGGCCGCTCGGTCGAGCGGACGCTCCGCCTCCAGGAGCGCATCGCCTCGGTCGCCGACCAGGCCGTCATCCGCATGCCCTCGAACCCGCGCACGCGGCAGTGGACCGAGACGCTCCGCCGCCGCCAGCAGGGCCTCGACCAGCTGCGCTACTTCGCCGAGCTCTACCGCGCCTACGTGCAGACCGAGCTCATCTTCGACGACCGCAACACGCGGGCGCTGCACGCCTCGATCCCCGACGAGCTGAAGGCCGACCGCGGCTTCGACGTGGCCGAGATCGACTGGCACGAGTACTTCCAGAGCATCCACTTCCCCTCCATCACCGGGCTGACGAAGGCGTTCGCCAAGCGGCCCGCCGGCCGGGTCCGAGCCAAGCGCGCACTGCCGGTGCGCAGCGACGTGCTGGCCGTGTTCGACTTCGAGGGCACCGTCGTCGAGTCGAACCTCGTCGAGCAGTACCTCTGGATGCGGCTCGGCATGACCCCGAAGGCCCAGTGGCCGCAGGAGTTCGCGAGCCTCGTGGTCTCGGTGCCCGGGTTCCTCCGGGCCGAGCGGCGCGACCGCGGCGAGTTCATCCGCACCCTCGTGCGCCGCTACAAGGGCATCCGCGTCGAGGAGCTGCAGGAGCTCGTGCAGGGCCGCTTCGGCGCCGCCATGCTGAGCCGGGCGATTCCGGATGCTCTGGACCGCGTCGCCCAGCACCGCGCCGCCGGGCACCGCACGGTTCTGGTCACGGGTGCGATGAGCTCGGCCGCCGAACCCTTCTCCGCGTTCTTCGACGAGGTCGTCGCCGGCGAGATGCACGCCTCGAAGGGCGTGCTCACCGGCTACCTCGCCGCTCCCCCGCTGGTCGACGAGGCGCGGGCCGCCTGGCTCCGCGAGTACGCGGCCGGTCACGGCGCGAATCTGACCCAGTCGTACGGCTACGGCGACAGCCTCGCCGACGTCGCCTGGCTGAAGCTGCTGGGAAACGCCTCGGTCGTGAATCCCGACACCGATCTGTATCGGCACGCGCAACGAATGAAGTGGACGGTGGAGGACTGGACCAGACGTTCATCCGATCGCCCCGTCACACCGGCTAATCTGGCTCTGCTGCCCGACGCACCGGCATCCGCACCCGAGGAAGGAGACCGGTCGAGCGCCACCTGA
- a CDS encoding SDR family NAD(P)-dependent oxidoreductase, whose translation MATALVTGGTSGIGAAFARALSLRGYDLVLVARDEERLRETAAELSRDGATKVETISADLSVRADVDRVAERLESTDAPIDFLVNNAGFGIHGSLLERDVSIHERALSVMCLAVLVLGGAAGRAMKARHKGAILNVSSVAGTIATGNYSAVKAWTTAYTEALAVELKGTGVQVTAVLPGWVRTEFHERAGIRTKSIPEFLWLDADALVEECLRDVAHGKVLSVPSKRFRFLMLFTRHLPRRTIRWISGRISSSRSKPIVPSEAKTS comes from the coding sequence ATGGCGACGGCTCTGGTGACCGGTGGAACCTCGGGGATCGGTGCAGCATTCGCCCGGGCCCTCTCCCTTCGAGGGTACGACCTCGTCCTCGTCGCGCGCGACGAGGAGCGGCTGCGCGAGACGGCCGCCGAGCTCTCCCGCGACGGCGCGACGAAGGTCGAGACCATCTCCGCCGACCTCTCCGTGCGGGCCGATGTCGACCGCGTCGCCGAGCGGCTCGAGTCGACGGATGCGCCCATCGACTTCCTGGTCAACAACGCCGGCTTCGGCATCCACGGCTCGCTGCTCGAGCGCGACGTCTCCATCCACGAGCGCGCCCTGTCGGTCATGTGCCTCGCCGTGCTGGTGCTCGGCGGTGCGGCCGGACGGGCGATGAAGGCCAGGCACAAGGGCGCGATCCTGAACGTCTCCAGCGTCGCGGGCACCATCGCGACCGGCAACTACTCGGCGGTCAAGGCGTGGACGACGGCGTACACCGAGGCGCTCGCGGTCGAGCTCAAGGGCACGGGCGTTCAGGTCACGGCGGTTCTGCCGGGCTGGGTGCGCACCGAGTTCCACGAGCGGGCGGGCATCCGCACGAAGTCGATCCCCGAGTTCCTCTGGCTCGACGCCGACGCGCTGGTGGAGGAGTGCCTGCGCGACGTCGCACACGGCAAGGTGCTCTCGGTGCCGTCGAAGCGGTTCCGTTTCCTCATGCTCTTCACGCGCCACCTGCCGCGCCGTACCATCCGCTGGATCTCGGGCCGCATCTCGTCCAGTCGAAGCAAACCGATCGTGCCGTCGGAGGCGAAGACCTCATGA
- a CDS encoding TetR/AcrR family transcriptional regulator, protein MSGSGAPAGQHDGAQRGAADERIVAATLQLLRDRGPAGVTVEAVAATSGVAKTTIYRRYEDREALLTAAIDAATTEVTLPSGMSTYDTLHWLLGAARVRVQDIVGRGTVAAILVDDGDAPFTEQLRDMIRMRSHQLVSFLDEAVERGDLRAGLDVKLVVSVLLGSAVGQVIRGGEPDEEWADRLLTLLWPALTPPQ, encoded by the coding sequence ATGAGCGGCTCCGGCGCCCCCGCGGGGCAGCACGACGGCGCGCAGCGCGGTGCCGCCGACGAGCGGATCGTGGCGGCGACGCTGCAGCTGCTGCGCGACCGCGGCCCGGCCGGGGTGACGGTCGAGGCGGTGGCCGCGACCTCCGGCGTCGCGAAGACGACGATCTACCGCCGCTACGAAGACCGCGAGGCGCTCCTGACCGCCGCGATCGACGCCGCGACCACCGAGGTGACCCTGCCGAGCGGCATGAGCACCTACGACACGCTGCACTGGCTGCTCGGAGCGGCGCGCGTGCGCGTGCAGGACATCGTGGGACGCGGCACGGTCGCCGCCATCCTGGTCGACGACGGCGACGCGCCCTTCACCGAGCAGCTGCGCGACATGATCCGGATGCGCAGCCACCAGCTCGTCTCGTTCCTGGACGAGGCCGTCGAGCGCGGCGACCTGCGGGCCGGCCTCGACGTGAAGCTCGTGGTGAGCGTGCTGCTCGGCTCGGCTGTCGGTCAGGTGATCCGCGGCGGCGAACCCGACGAGGAGTGGGCCGACCGGCTGCTCACGCTGCTCTGGCCGGCCCTGACTCCCCCGCAGTAG
- a CDS encoding TetR/AcrR family transcriptional regulator, which yields MSDEEPPPSRSTYRHGGLREALLEAGIGMAREGGPDAVVLREATRRAGVSPNAAYRHFADREALLKAVSDSCLGFAADRIERELAEHPPTGPDGTLTEADARAMLRAVGLGYLAFAREEPGLFRTAYSVPDDLSHAFDAAKAGRAGRTPFQLVGLALDAMVETGAMPAARRQNAEFLAWATVHGLGMLIIDGPLRGLDDRMVDFATSRLLDMVDRGL from the coding sequence ATGAGCGATGAGGAGCCACCGCCGTCGCGGTCGACCTACCGGCACGGCGGGCTGCGCGAGGCGCTGCTCGAGGCCGGAATCGGGATGGCTCGCGAAGGCGGACCCGACGCCGTCGTTCTGCGTGAGGCGACGCGCCGCGCGGGGGTCTCCCCCAACGCCGCCTACCGGCACTTCGCCGACCGGGAGGCGCTGCTGAAGGCCGTCAGCGACAGCTGCCTCGGCTTCGCGGCCGATCGCATCGAGCGGGAGCTCGCCGAGCATCCGCCCACCGGCCCCGACGGAACGCTGACCGAAGCCGACGCCCGCGCGATGCTTCGGGCCGTGGGCCTCGGCTACCTCGCCTTCGCCCGCGAGGAGCCCGGCCTCTTCCGCACCGCCTACTCGGTGCCCGACGACCTCAGCCATGCCTTCGACGCCGCCAAGGCGGGCCGCGCCGGCCGCACCCCGTTCCAGCTCGTCGGCCTCGCGCTCGACGCGATGGTCGAAACCGGCGCCATGCCCGCGGCCCGCCGCCAGAACGCCGAGTTCCTGGCCTGGGCCACCGTGCACGGCCTCGGCATGCTCATCATCGACGGCCCCCTCCGGGGCCTGGACGACCGCATGGTCGACTTCGCGACCTCCCGCCTCCTCGACATGGTCGACCGCGGCCTCTGA
- a CDS encoding lysophospholipid acyltransferase family protein — MTHNHPHLIRAPKDRFTSGVMANMRFVAQRMLLKPVVWSITRVSVHGHDAVKGVQGAFIAVANHSSHLDAPLIMCALPRRMGRYLAAGAAADYFFDIWWRRILTALFFNAFPIDRTGTAQKQGVSKKLLNRGVPLLVFPEGTRSKTGEMADFKAGAAALSLACDVPLVPVALVGASAAMPRGRNWPIPGRPPVAVIFGEPMIGLPGETPDQFSKRIKAEVQRLHATGSSTLKGSS; from the coding sequence ATGACCCACAACCACCCGCACCTCATCCGCGCCCCGAAGGACCGCTTCACGAGCGGCGTCATGGCGAACATGCGCTTCGTCGCGCAGCGGATGCTGCTGAAGCCGGTGGTCTGGTCGATCACCCGCGTCAGCGTGCACGGGCACGACGCCGTCAAGGGTGTTCAGGGCGCGTTCATCGCGGTCGCGAATCACTCCAGCCACCTCGACGCTCCGCTGATCATGTGCGCGCTGCCGCGGCGCATGGGCCGGTACCTGGCAGCCGGAGCCGCTGCGGACTACTTCTTCGACATCTGGTGGCGGCGCATCCTGACCGCCCTGTTCTTCAACGCCTTCCCGATCGACCGCACCGGCACCGCGCAGAAGCAGGGCGTGTCGAAGAAGCTGCTGAACCGCGGGGTGCCGCTGCTCGTCTTCCCGGAGGGCACGCGTTCGAAGACCGGCGAGATGGCCGACTTCAAGGCCGGCGCGGCCGCGCTCTCGCTCGCCTGCGACGTGCCGCTCGTGCCCGTCGCGCTGGTCGGCGCGAGCGCCGCCATGCCGCGCGGACGCAACTGGCCGATCCCTGGGCGCCCGCCCGTGGCGGTCATCTTCGGGGAGCCTATGATCGGACTGCCCGGCGAGACGCCCGACCAGTTCTCGAAGCGCATCAAGGCCGAGGTGCAGCGACTGCACGCGACCGGAAGCAGCACTCTGAAAGGATCCTCATGA
- a CDS encoding FAD-binding oxidoreductase, protein MTDVKHMKWWGWGLEGVGFHFEDKPDFAPFVQKAVALDISVPPVPPLSFDELTVEPPRITASFEAELVSIVGASHSTTDDMARVVHTYGKSIRDLLRVRRNEIARVPDVVVYPADEAEVQRIVDAVVTEGAVLIPFGGGSNIAGSLEPLADEKRTIVSLDLGRLRRVLDIDEGSGLARIQAGAQGPDLEEQLNARGWTLGHFPDSFTHSTLGGWVATRSSGMQSDKYGDIADIARGLRMVRPGTVVVLRPLPSTSTGPSVREMIIGSEGRLGVITEVTVQVHRQPAVREVQAYFFPNWKAGLAAMHEISESDASPSITRVSDARESGFSLATRKESKGVSSFVTKTLMSVLQRRGWVLEDMCLSFIGFEGSSSHVSYEKKLVSKIVRKHGGLGVGKGPGALYDQKKFDTPYLRDFLLDRGAAADVSETAAPWSKLQKVYDDTVAAANKAYDALGVHGWIMCHLSHSYHSGACLYFTFAFVHGDDPIAQYEVVKSSIQQAFIDAGGTLSHHHAVGVEHSPWMEQDISAGGVALMQGLFDAADPGQQFNPGKILGTPITPEEVADRVAHAPRAGTPAH, encoded by the coding sequence ATGACCGACGTGAAGCACATGAAGTGGTGGGGCTGGGGCCTCGAGGGCGTCGGATTCCACTTCGAGGACAAGCCCGACTTCGCCCCGTTCGTTCAGAAGGCGGTCGCGCTCGACATCAGCGTGCCGCCCGTGCCGCCCCTGTCGTTCGACGAGCTCACGGTCGAGCCGCCGCGCATCACGGCGTCGTTCGAGGCCGAGCTGGTGTCGATCGTGGGGGCGTCGCACTCGACGACGGATGACATGGCGCGGGTGGTGCACACCTACGGCAAGAGCATCCGCGACCTGCTGCGCGTGCGCCGCAACGAGATCGCCCGCGTGCCCGACGTCGTCGTCTACCCGGCCGACGAGGCCGAGGTGCAGCGCATCGTCGACGCCGTCGTCACCGAGGGCGCCGTGCTCATCCCGTTCGGCGGCGGCAGCAACATCGCCGGCAGCCTCGAGCCGCTCGCCGACGAGAAGCGCACGATCGTCTCGCTCGACCTCGGCCGCCTCCGTCGCGTGCTCGACATCGACGAGGGCTCGGGCCTCGCCCGCATCCAGGCCGGCGCCCAGGGCCCCGACCTCGAGGAGCAGCTGAACGCCCGCGGCTGGACGCTCGGCCACTTCCCCGACAGCTTCACCCACTCGACGCTGGGTGGCTGGGTCGCGACGCGCTCCTCGGGCATGCAGAGCGACAAGTACGGCGACATCGCCGACATCGCGCGCGGCCTCCGCATGGTGCGCCCGGGCACCGTCGTCGTGCTGCGCCCGCTGCCCTCCACCTCCACCGGTCCGTCGGTGCGCGAGATGATCATCGGCTCCGAGGGCCGTCTCGGCGTGATCACCGAGGTCACCGTGCAGGTGCACCGCCAGCCCGCCGTTCGCGAGGTTCAGGCCTACTTCTTCCCGAACTGGAAGGCCGGCCTCGCGGCGATGCACGAGATCTCGGAGTCCGACGCGTCGCCGTCGATCACCCGGGTGTCGGATGCTCGGGAGAGCGGCTTCTCGCTCGCCACCCGCAAGGAGTCCAAGGGTGTCTCGTCCTTCGTGACCAAGACGCTGATGTCGGTGCTCCAGCGCCGCGGCTGGGTGCTCGAGGACATGTGCCTGTCGTTCATCGGCTTCGAGGGCAGCTCCTCGCACGTCTCCTACGAGAAGAAGCTCGTCTCGAAGATCGTGCGCAAGCACGGCGGCCTCGGCGTCGGCAAGGGCCCGGGCGCCCTCTACGACCAGAAGAAGTTCGACACGCCCTACCTCCGCGACTTCCTGCTCGACCGGGGCGCCGCCGCCGACGTGTCGGAGACCGCGGCCCCGTGGTCGAAGCTGCAGAAGGTCTACGACGACACCGTCGCCGCCGCGAACAAGGCCTACGACGCGCTCGGCGTGCACGGCTGGATCATGTGCCACCTCTCGCACTCGTACCACTCCGGCGCCTGCCTCTACTTCACCTTCGCGTTCGTGCACGGCGACGACCCGATCGCCCAGTACGAGGTCGTGAAGTCGAGCATCCAGCAGGCCTTCATCGACGCCGGCGGAACCCTCTCGCACCACCACGCAGTGGGCGTCGAGCACTCGCCGTGGATGGAGCAGGACATCTCGGCCGGCGGCGTCGCCCTCATGCAGGGCCTGTTCGACGCGGCCGACCCCGGGCAGCAGTTCAACCCGGGCAAGATCCTCGGCACGCCGATCACGCCCGAGGAGGTCGCCGACCGCGTCGCGCACGCGCCCCGCGCCGGCACCCCCGCCCACTAG